ATGGGAGGCATTCTGGCAGCGAAATTTATCAGTTTTTTTGAAGGAGATCTCAAAATTATTCCGGCCATGGCAGCTTTCATTCCCATTATCGGTTCGACGGGAGGAAATGTTGGAATTCAGACTTCGTCAATTATTCTTCAAAGTATTGCCGATAAAACGGGTCTTGATATCAGCGTGTGGAGCAGATTGATCAGGATGTTTGCCGTGGCTTCCATTAATGGATTAATTATCAGCGGAATTGTATTTGGATTTAATCTTCTGATTGGAAATGAGCTTCAACTTGCATTGGTTGTGTCGTCGGCTTTGTTATCTGTTGTTTTCCTAGCGTCTTTTACCGGAACCGTTACACCGATTGTTTTGGATCGAATTGGCATAAATCCTGCTGTTGCTTCGGGGCCATTCATTACCACCGCCAATGATTTGATTGGTTATGGTGTTTATTTTGGACTGGCACATTTGCTGTTGCATTTGTAAAACAACGGTACTAACATTCACTCAAGCTAATTGGAATATTAATCGCCAAACCGCCCTCCGAAGTTTCTTTGTAGCGGAAATTCATATCCAAAGCCGTTTCCCACATCGTTTTCACTACGTTGTCTAAGGATACTTTTGCATTTTCAGGATTGCTTTGCATGGCTAATTGCGATGCCGTGATGGCCTTTATGGCCCCCATCGTATTTCGTTCAATACACGGAATTTGTACCAATCCACCCACAGGATCACAAGTCATACCCAAATGATGTTCCATCGCAATTTCCGCCGCCATCATACATTGTTCAACCGTTCCGCCCGAAACTTCCGTCAGTCCAGCCGCCGCCATAGCAGAAGAAACACCAATCTCAGCCTGACAGCCGCCCATCGCCGCGGAAATCGTAGCACCCTTTTTGAAAATACATCCGATCTCGCTGGCAGTTAACAAAAACCGGATAATATCATCCTCTGTACCACTGCAAAAAAGAAGATAATATTGTAAAACCGCAGGAATGACTCCAGCCGACCCATTCGTTGGAGCGGTTACCACCCGACTGAATGAGGCATTTTCTTCATTAACCGCCAACGCAAAACAGCTTAACCAGTCCAGTGTATATTTAAATCCATTTCCACTCGAACGGATAGCATTTATCCATTCATCATAACCGGAATATTCTTTACTATTTAAAAGCTTCTTACTTAAAGAAGCTGCCCGTCGTTTGACAAATAATCCACCGGATAAAATTCCTTCATTATGACAACCTTCGTAAATGCTTTCTTTCATCACCCGCCAGATATTCAGCAGCTCTAATCTAATTTCTTCTTCACTTCGCCATACTTTTTCATTCTCATAAATAATTTCTGAAATCGACATTCCGGTTTGTTGATGCCAGTTTAAAAGATCGGAAGCGTGATCCACCGGGTAAGGCAATTTGACGCAAGGTGCAGTTTCTTTCTGGTTTTCTTCTTTAATTACGAAACCGCCACCAACAGAATAATAGGTTTCACTTATTGTTCCGTTAGCTTTTGTCTCCGCCGAAAACGTCAATGCATTGGGATGGAAAGGAAGCGATTCCTGCATTTGAAATATAATATCTGTTTTCGGATCAAAATCTATTTCATAACTTACATTCAGGATAAGTTTTTTATTGTCAGCAATCTGGGATTTTATATCGTCAATTTGTTTGGTATCCATTGTCACAGGATCATAACCGCATAAACCAAGCTGAACTGCCAGGTCTGTTCCGTGGCCTTTTCCAGTTTTTGCAAGAGAGCCATACAGATTTATTTTAACCGAAATAACCTGATCCAGACTTGTGGTACTTTCCAATAACTTCACAAATAATTGTCCCGCCCGCCACGGTCCGAGCGTATGAGAACTCGACGGCCCGACACCGATTTTGAAAATATCAAAAACTGATATCCGCTCTTCCTTCACGATTGATTTTCCGGTATCTGATTTATCTGTTACGATCATCTGACATTAATTGGTTTCTGTTCAGGCAGTTCCTTTTTACAAGATACAACCCTTAATACGGTGTTTCAACATGTTCAGTATTATTTCCTGTTAATTTTGATATTGAAATAAAATTTACTGAAATGTATTCCTGTTTTATTTATTGTTATTTTGCCGGCCTAAGATTTTGTTTGTCAAAAGAAAAACTTCGAATTGACATTTCATTTAATAACTCACTTATGATTGCAGTAATTCAACGTGTAAGCGAAGCATCGGTAACCATTGAAGGAAAAGTTGAAGGCAAAATTGATGCCGGATATTTAATTTTACTTGGCATAACACATGAAGATACAAAAGAAGATATCGAATGGCTCGGCAAGAAAATAATCGGAATGCGAATATTTGGTGATGAAGAAGGAAAGATGAATCTCGATTTAAAATCTGTTAACGGAAATATTCTTTTAATCAGCCAGTTTACTTTACACGCCAGTACAAAAAAAGGAAACAGACCGTCATTTATTGATGCTGCAAGGCCGGAAGTTGCTGTTCCCTTATATGAGCAAATGATTGATTTTCTTAATAAAGAGCTTGAAAAACCAATCCAAACCGGGATTTTCGGCGCGGATATGAAAGTTGCATTACTTAATGACGGGCCCGTTACTATTATAATTGACTCTAAAAACAGAATTTAAATAAAAATAAAATGACCCTTGACGAGGCACAACAAAAAGTTGATCACTGGATAAAAACTTACGGAGTACGGTATTTTTCAGAGCTTACCAACATGACAATTCTGACTGAGGAAGTTGGAGAAGTAGCCCGGATTATGTCCAGAACTTACGGCGATCAGTCTTTCAAAAAATCTGATATGGATAAAGATCTGGGGGATGAAATGGCGGATGTGCTTTGGGTTTTAATCTGTCTGGCTAACCAAACCGGAATTAATTTGACGGAAGCTTTTGAAAAGAATCTGGCTAAGAAAACGGATCGGGATAAAGACCGGCATAAAGAAAACCCGAAATTAAGCTGATCATAACTGACTTTAACCAAAACAAAAAAGACTTCGAAGATTAACTCTCCGAAGTCTTTTTTGTTAAATCTATTCAGGATTACATATCAAGTAATAATCTCATTGGATCTTCAAGTAATTGTTTTACCCGAACCAGGAAGCTTACTGAATCTTTTCCATCAATCGTACGGTGATCGTAAGAAAGTGCAAGGTACATGATAGGACGAATTACAATTTCTCCGTTTACTACCACAGCACGCTCAACGATATTATGCATTCCCATAATCGCCGATTGTGGTGCGTTGATAATCGGTGTTGAAAGCATCGAACCGAAAGTTCCTCCATTTGTAATTGTGAAAGTTCCGCCGGACATTTCATCCAGACCCAACTTTCCGTCACGTGCACGAACAGCAAGACGAACGATTTCTTTTTCAATTGCTGAGAAAGAAAGATCTTCTGCATTTCTGATCACCGGAACAACCAAACCACGAGGTGTGGAAACTGCAATTGAAATATCAGCGTAATCATTGTAAACCAATTCTTCGCCGTCGATATAGGCATTCACAACCGGGAAATCTTTCAAAGCAACGGTTACCGCTTTTACAAAGAATGACATAAAGCCAAGACCAACTTCATGTTTTTCCTTGAACTTATCTTTGAACTTGTTACGAAGATCCATTACCGGCTTCATATCAACTTCATTGAAAGTTGTAAGCATCGCAGTTTCGTTTTTCACAGCTACAAGACGTCTTGCGATTGTTTTACGAAGCGATGACATTTTTTCACGACGCTGTCCACGTTCGCCAGGAACTGCTGCTTTCGCAGGAGCCGATGGAGCCGCAGGTTTCGCTGCCGCCGGAGCAGGAGCTGCCGCAGGTTTTGCACCCGCTTTAAGAGCGTCGTCTTTCATTATTCTTCCACCTGAACCAGAACCGTTCACATCCTTAGGATCGATTCCTTTTTCTGCCAAAATTT
The nucleotide sequence above comes from Dyadobacter subterraneus. Encoded proteins:
- a CDS encoding nucleotide pyrophosphohydrolase produces the protein MTLDEAQQKVDHWIKTYGVRYFSELTNMTILTEEVGEVARIMSRTYGDQSFKKSDMDKDLGDEMADVLWVLICLANQTGINLTEAFEKNLAKKTDRDKDRHKENPKLS
- the odhB gene encoding 2-oxoglutarate dehydrogenase complex dihydrolipoyllysine-residue succinyltransferase yields the protein MAEIEIKVPPVGESITEVTIGNWFKNDGDFVKLDEVICGLDSDKATFELTAESEGVLHIKAQEGDTLNIGELIATIDPSGNGSAPAASAPVAAAAPAAAPAPEKAEAPVAAAQAEPAATTEAKIYEMKVPAVGESITEVTIASWSKKDGDHVEMDEILCELESDKATFELPSEAVGTLRVVGKEGDTLAIGAVICTIEVGAGSSASAPAAAPAAPSSNGAEADKGYTEKHTSPVAAKILAEKGIDPKDVNGSGSGGRIMKDDALKAGAKPAAAPAPAAAKPAAPSAPAKAAVPGERGQRREKMSSLRKTIARRLVAVKNETAMLTTFNEVDMKPVMDLRNKFKDKFKEKHEVGLGFMSFFVKAVTVALKDFPVVNAYIDGEELVYNDYADISIAVSTPRGLVVPVIRNAEDLSFSAIEKEIVRLAVRARDGKLGLDEMSGGTFTITNGGTFGSMLSTPIINAPQSAIMGMHNIVERAVVVNGEIVIRPIMYLALSYDHRTIDGKDSVSFLVRVKQLLEDPMRLLLDM
- a CDS encoding L-serine ammonia-lyase, with translation MIVTDKSDTGKSIVKEERISVFDIFKIGVGPSSSHTLGPWRAGQLFVKLLESTTSLDQVISVKINLYGSLAKTGKGHGTDLAVQLGLCGYDPVTMDTKQIDDIKSQIADNKKLILNVSYEIDFDPKTDIIFQMQESLPFHPNALTFSAETKANGTISETYYSVGGGFVIKEENQKETAPCVKLPYPVDHASDLLNWHQQTGMSISEIIYENEKVWRSEEEIRLELLNIWRVMKESIYEGCHNEGILSGGLFVKRRAASLSKKLLNSKEYSGYDEWINAIRSSGNGFKYTLDWLSCFALAVNEENASFSRVVTAPTNGSAGVIPAVLQYYLLFCSGTEDDIIRFLLTASEIGCIFKKGATISAAMGGCQAEIGVSSAMAAAGLTEVSGGTVEQCMMAAEIAMEHHLGMTCDPVGGLVQIPCIERNTMGAIKAITASQLAMQSNPENAKVSLDNVVKTMWETALDMNFRYKETSEGGLAINIPISLSEC
- the dtd gene encoding D-aminoacyl-tRNA deacylase — encoded protein: MIAVIQRVSEASVTIEGKVEGKIDAGYLILLGITHEDTKEDIEWLGKKIIGMRIFGDEEGKMNLDLKSVNGNILLISQFTLHASTKKGNRPSFIDAARPEVAVPLYEQMIDFLNKELEKPIQTGIFGADMKVALLNDGPVTIIIDSKNRI